The nucleotide window tttataaaaattttttaattttttttttttacatttttttattgtttgacaatttaaaataaaaaaaaacttaattgaatttattattattattatttagttaattgtacagagaaaaaaaaaaaaagcaaaaatttttttgaatgtatTCGAGCCTCTAAATCCAGAAGACAATTAGAGTATTACATTGCCTCTATATGAAGATGGGTTAGCAGGCGCCGCGCTCGTTGAATATGACTTTTACTATTCAAGCTTCGGCCATCTGATTTCCATGATTTCATAGTTTGATCAAATAAAACAAACTTAGTTACAATGGACAAAAGTCCATATTTATGTGTTTGTGCTTCCTATGCTTTTTGCAGGGCGTAAACCTCTCAACGGTTGCTAATAAGAGCCACATCCCTGTTTCCCTATTCTATCAactaaaaatagaaaattatataaatctatgaaaaaaaaaaagggggaaaagTTGGTGTTACGTTAActctgtagtttgaaattctgacGCACAAGACGAGTGGAAACCTGGAATGGGCTCATTGTCATTAACTGTGAGAATAATAAAATATGATTCTGTTATTTCTATTTGTTAAAACTTTCGAAGGGTCCATTGGAAGGGTCATTCTAATTCCAAAGTGCAACCACAGGTGACAAGACTTCAAGATTTTAACTCTTGTAACCCTATCCTCTTgttctcccctctcttcttcttaatttatttcatttcatcttTGATTAGGCCATGGAAGGGTTGGAAGGTCTAAGAACCCACTGCTTGCATGCACGCTCTCGGTGGTATATTATGTGTCCGTGATTGTGAATCTCCACGGTTGGCCTTGCCTTTCTAGCTTTGGGAGTCACCTGATGATGATGAGGACAATAACGATATAGATATAGAAAATCGATATGCAACGTTCAGGCTCTGAACGCATTCTCCAATTTACATTAGACTGCTAACCCTCATAAGCAAGTGATAATACTGATTAGGGGGAGCAACTGTTTTTAGGACGGAAAGTTTACAAGATTGCAAAGAACCCTTTCAGATGCTTTACATTTTATTTGGGGAAGGTTAGGTTTTATGAGATAATGAGACCTTATTTAAAGTTTTAAACTCCGGACTAACCTACACTTTGATGCAATGAGTAATAATCACAAGTTCACAAGAAGCTTATTGCATCAGCTTTTTAACCTCCATGCACTTGGTTCACTTCCACCTAATACCCGACACTAAGTATGATACTACTTTCGATAACTTCGCTGAAAGGACAGTTTTCTAGTAACAAGACTCTTCACCATCACCCTTACAACCACAGTTTTTGGATCAGATTTTTTTTGTTATGTCCTCCTTAAGACGAAAGCTATGCTTTTAGGCCACTCAGCATCAACTGCCATGAGCTCACATTCAGGCGTTGCCATAGCAATACAAAAACAACTAAGCCCCATTCCCAAACTTGTTGAGATGGAGCATACAGACCCTTTTTCGCCATTCAGTTTTGTTAGACACAAGATCCACTTCAATATCCAAAACTCCTATGATATTACTTCGCTCCGTGTGATTTTAAGCCTCCCTCTTCCCATCTCACTCTTACCCCTACTAACTTATTACACTTCGTCGCTGTAACAATACAATGATAAAATTAGTCCACAGCAGTAAACAAGGTAGAGGTAGGCAACAAGTTCCATTATTGTTGTCGATCTATAGACAGGAAATAGACAGCATGATAGATTATTGCAAATGTTGAGTGATCAAGTTAGATGATGTATTCAATTGAAAGAAGTTCAAATTGTTAATTATTTCAAACACTAGCACATCAGAAATGCTAATTGCTGTAGCTTCAAGCATCCACCTTCGCAGCTGCAGATGCATAACTGACACTGCTCTCCCTCATTGTTTTGCATTGGCTTGATTGCTCGTATCGGACAAATTTAATCTTTATCTTTATTGAGCAATTCCTTAACATCTGAAAGCATTTCAGCAAAATTGAGGTGAAAGTCAGAAACCCAATTTAATACAGTTGTCTAAATATCATCATGGCAACCATCAATAAGGACTATCCACACAAATTAGAGGTACAATAGAGCTAGAGAACATGAAGGTAAATATGCTAGGCACCACAAAAATAATGATTTGGCCATTCCAGAATCCCATGCTGCCTTTGATGACTATTTGAAACTCCCCCCATTGTCTGAGTTTGGAGGGGAGAACATCGTCTCGGGATTTGCAAACAAAAGAGAGCCAGCCAAGCATGTGATCTCCACCATAAAGGTCACACGTAATAAACTTGAGGTATCCTAAAGTTATAAATATAAAATGTGATTGCAAGGCCTCACATTCATATCCTTTCAAAAATGGTCACAAAGAaatcaaaaagaagaaaatattTGGAGGATGACACAAATTTCTTATTTGTGCAATAcatggaaatagaaaaaaaaaaaaagttttggcAATGAGCTTTatggatttttatttatttgtgtgGGCGTGGTGTTGAATAAACATGATTCATTTTTTGGTAGCCTGCTGAGAAGCTTGAGGAACTTACATGTAGGAAAACACTAATTGGATGGCGGCCACAAATAGTATTGTCATACTCCTGCAAATACTGTTTAAATGCATCAGGATCCCCTGTTTCTATTATATCCATACCCATCTTGTCCAATGCCTCAATAGATTTGTGTATAGCCCCATGTTTCTTGTCATAGTGCATATAATTGAACCTAAACACAAGAAAATCAAGTCAAGAGGTTTATATTGACTAGGTAATGCAAATATAATCTAAAGAACCACACGTTTGATATTCAGTAAGCACAGTGGAGAGGTATTATCAGCACAAATTGATGAATGATGCTTTACAGAACTATATATAAAAAAAGGATAATCCATGACATAAACTCATATCCCAAAAAAAGGGCATCTCCAATGCACAAGGCTCCCTACTTTTCAAGGGTCAGGTAAGGTCATGCCCAAATATATGCAATGATACAAAGTACAATTATAGCTCCTAAAGTTGATTCACAATCCAGCTCAGAGGTATGTGACATTTCATAAAACTCCTCCAAGTGAACTCATGAAAACAAAATTCAATTAGATGATAGACAATAGACCTAAAAGAATGTTACATGATCACATACATGAATTAATAAATGTGTCTTGGGTTGTGATGGTGAACAGTAAAAGAGCCGTCCCACTCCAAGACTCTAGCATAAACGCGAAAAAGGACATATAGGTGGAAACAAAAAAACTACAGAAACCAACATAATTGAACTCTTCATAAGTCTGAATGTGGAACATACCGAGACCCCCAGTGACAAAAATCTGAGGAGACGGAAAAGAAATTGGACGGATCATCTACATATTTTGCTAACAACTTTCCATACATAGCTTCACTATCAGCATTAACAGCACCAACCAATATGGGCACAACTTTTACCTGATGCCTGTATATATATtaccaaaagttagccccaagcaaaataaataaaagtttaacATACAGAAAATAcccttcaaaaatttttgcaagaTATGGCAGGTGCATTTCCATGCTATGTTCAGCTTCATCAACCCGAAGATCCATCGATTCAAATTTTCCAGTAGCTTTAAGTTCCTCAATGACTGAAAAAAGGAACACATATATTTGATCCATTATGCAAATAAGCATTGAAAACACTATCAACAAATGATTATAATACTTGAACTTTAAACAACCAAACTATTTCAGAAATCATATAACATTTTGTGTATCAAATCAATCCGTATAAATCCAACCACGTCAAGGAACTCAAGAATTGCATCACCATTCAGGGATTCATATATCTTTCCACCTATGATACAAATGAATATACATACAAATAAGTATGTATGTATTTGTAGCTTGTATATATATGTTCGTGTCCCTATTTATGTGATTCTGTGGAGCCATGTATGTTAACCATAAGCACACCACATTCATCGAAATATCTTGGCCACGTTCTCATAAAGGAAATATATTAAAACATTAAATAACTAGACCCCAAATTATTAAAACGTTAAACTAAAAATTGAAAAGATAAACACCAGCTACTTCAAATCCATCATCAAAGATCACACTCATTAATGGATGTGGTACCTTCTAAATCAATAGGCAAGTCTCCTATTGGAGTCTTGTAAACTGTTGCCGTTGAGAATGAATATACAAACATATATGTACTATCTACAAATACATATATCTTTCCACCTACGATAAACAAATGAATATACATACAAATAAGCATACATGTATTTGTAGCTTGTACATCTGTTTGTGTCCCAATTTATGTGATTCTGTGGCCATTTATGTTAACCATAAGCACACCACATTCATCGAAATATCTTGGCCACGTTCTCATAAaggaaatatattaaaatattaaataactaGACCCaaattattaaaatgttaaacTAAAAATTGAAAAGATAAACGCCAGCTACTTCAAATCCATCATCAAAGCTCACACTTATTAATGGATGTGGTACCTTCTAAATCAATAGGCAAATCTCCTATTGGAGTCTTGTAAACTGTTGCCGTTGAAAGAGCACATTTTGGAGTATAATAATGGTGAGATGGACCAAGCAGGAATACCCGTGAactgaaatgaaaatttttagcATATATACATCACTTTAAGCTGCTGAAATAATTGAATTTGAAATACAAGAATGTAACGCACGTTTACTGGAACACAATCACCACACATGATGACCAAGTATTTGCTTAACAAGAAGTTAGTTCATGAAAAGAAACCACTCGTTCAATAAAAGGCAAAACAGAACACAGGAAACATACATGTTTGTTGGGTCTATATTTCCAAATGCATATGCAGCAGCACGACCTGAATATGAATAACCTGCATGCCTGAAGTAccaatgccaaaaaaaaaaaaaaaaaaaaaaaaaaaaaaagaaagaaaaagaagaagaagaagaaaagaacatTGAAACACTGAAATTGATATTGATTCCCAAATGGAGGGGGAAAACAAAGAGAAATTAATAACAGCCTACGGAGCAATCACGCCTCGAACATCAGGTGATTTAGCCAGAGCAGCAGCCTTTAGCCATCCATCAAGTTCCTCTTCCAGTTTTTTAGCTGAAAATGGGAAGGAATAGAATATAATTATATCCCAAAAATACCAAAGCTAAACTTCTGTTTggaaactaaaattttacaagaattcAATTTAACTGATTTACTTTTGGCCAATCCTCATGTTTGAAatgaaaattcaattattttaactaaaaaaatcattttaaaagaaatagaaataaaaaatgacggtaattcaattgaattcttttATTCCAAAGGAAACTGTTAAGAATACCAAAACAACAAAATGGAATCATATACTTTTACATTCCTTAGATAATAAGCTTCTGGTAAGGCAAACTACTCCAAGACTTGCTAAAATTACCTAATTTTCACCCTCCTTCGCCTACGTCGTTAAAATTGGCGCTGTTAGTTCTTTCCAATCAGAATCACACCATTAAAAAAAACCCTAAATTGAGCTCCCAAAAACCAAAATatctttaaaaattaagaaagaaagaaagaaaaaaagaaaaaaaaatcatagtaTCAGTTAAATATTATGCCTAATTTTAGTTTTTCTGTAATCTTTACATATGTGATTCTAGTGAACCAAACGG belongs to Hevea brasiliensis isolate MT/VB/25A 57/8 chromosome 4, ASM3005281v1, whole genome shotgun sequence and includes:
- the LOC110654009 gene encoding uncharacterized protein LOC110654009, producing the protein MEKIRRASHAGSWYTDDPKKLEEELDGWLKAAALAKSPDVRGVIAPHAGYSYSGRAAAYAFGNIDPTNISRVFLLGPSHHYYTPKCALSTATVYKTPIGDLPIDLEVIEELKATGKFESMDLRVDEAEHSMEMHLPYLAKIFEGHQVKVVPILVGAVNADSEAMYGKLLAKYVDDPSNFFSVSSDFCHWGSRFNYMHYDKKHGAIHKSIEALDKMGMDIIETGDPDAFKQYLQEYDNTICGRHPISVFLHMLRNCSIKIKIKFVRYEQSSQCKTMRESSVSYASAAAKVDA